In Hydractinia symbiolongicarpus strain clone_291-10 chromosome 13, HSymV2.1, whole genome shotgun sequence, a single genomic region encodes these proteins:
- the LOC130622981 gene encoding cell adhesion molecule DSCAML1-like isoform X3, with product MKGLFLCCVFSLFLLSVDAQVGGQVVKGRSVIYVQNGDTATLQWEFTLSLNDVNSVYITYGEDPSPIVAYFNKNLQVTNAVNQFINRVSASLPTSNRGIIMILKNINIKDQGEYKCAVQKTDFRTSTNITKVIVKVPPALNKDVTVKTKTERDSVSLPCITTAGNPKPINFQWFKEKGSTFEPVTGVMLHNTRYDYNITSVGREHRGVYKCKVWNIGGNDEYRITLNVYYAPVVTYLTPNRTVFERQGTEEFNCDVDGNPPNNTKYHWYRGIFSTGQEIKQSNQYILLENGNKRLKFLKPLRSHADVYYCAGSNIHGIGNAKGTYLNVTYKPGPPVIENERRGVFNGDEGTNVTVKCTSDANPPAYYKWHKKMRDWTGKLDFHPIEKSGSYSGELTLYNASTNDTADYKCVASNQPNENDRAKQFSDVVFVKVIIRYGPRKTNFSINGINHTRIEVTQGHQALVICESESEPPARYNIRISSGDPTQLNTNDYVGRYTIPSMSIQNEGIYECIASNEVLGREEKRQIHLVVAIPPTKLPSVDTPSNVDEGATVTIHCNAQGRPAPKVYWQKYGANITNDSVIQSSYAPKLMTQKLIPVEANLKFNGIRYTDSGSYSCIVYNSAGSYNNTVKITVEFKPRITNKPQDVTVRLGDGKEASLRCEAIAYPKMITWEWYFEGRQMSETTNQFIRPLPQKTDNGEYTCRSRNSKGYGQNATARIIVEYAPTIMTITENKILNIGENIILMCKADGVPKPKITWTKDRSSVEHIGEDYRIMNVQAKDKGVYSCSATNLVNSDTKSVRISVKHAPIITTVDPGQVKVGAEVGSTANLKCDASAFPTPVITWKEHGSPTILVNGIDGYQITHNSEMFGTTSTLTVAVQDKHLGKKYICMANNSLGETNQEFQILKRGKPDPPVRMNLTDIRQPTIPVSVNITITWTPGYTGGYPVQFILLYKEESEVNFKENYIGAPQGNRYVFSNRKAGATYQFSMKAKNERGISGTLKPVSYRTKEPPKNVVTVSIAKGDDGTSVVISWIIFSNPAARRRRAVALTWDYGKVRYKREIDTEYTEIIILNITVNGSCNVTDLEGDEQYDFQFIVYDTNGNFGNPVQLPSIYPRKGPSYNDDSGLSRTDIIALSVGLGGAMLLIIIIILFIAIYRKKDKKSSKYKSHYNNGRVQVDIPVSTMRSQYSSDVVRSSYLNDEDPFAMDTSVIDDDEKTSPPPDYNDMHYTKPPNHDFTDHPNQHSTFRPDNPMPSYTSFGRIPKKQEPPHSKSMTSLNGTRATEISRRNENRYSVDALDDYPERNDDDLPEPPHFMRDALRSPPSDEGGINNRVPGAFGDRANRFKKPSPQPYQEASAATSPTSGRLSPAPSSVASSKPYRSDNEYIDDAEENYVGYLV from the exons atGAAAGGTTTATTTCTATGCTGTGTTTTTTCATTGTTTCTGTTGTCTGTGGATGCTCAAG TAGGTGGTCAAGTAGTGAAGGGACGTTCTGTAATATATGTTCAAAATGGAGATACAGCAACATTGCAATGGGAATTTACACTATCACTTAACGATGTTAACTCTGTGTATATTACATATGGAGAGGATCCAAGTCCAATTGTTGCGTATTTTAACAAAAACCTTCAGGTTACAAACGCTGTCAATCAGTTTATCAACAGAGTGTCTGCTTCTCTTCCCACCTCAAACAGAGGTATCATTATGATACTGAAGAATATCAACATAAAAGACCAAGGTGAATATAAATGTGCCGTCCAAAAAACAGACTTTAGGACTTCTACAAACATTACCAAGGTGATAGTAAAAG TTCCACCAGCCCTAAATAAAGATGTaactgtaaaaacaaaaaccGAGAGAGATTCTGTATCACTTCCATGTATTACAACAGCTGGTAACCCAAAACCAATCAATTTTCAGTGGTTTAAAGAAAAAGGTAGCACATTTGAACCAGTAACAGGTGTCATGTTGCATAATACAAGATACGATTACAACATAACTTCTGTTGGACGTGAACATCGTGGTGTATATAAGTGTAAAGTGTGGAACATTGGTGGAAATGACGAATACAGAATTACACTTAATGTCTACT ATGCTCCTGTAGTCACGTATCTGACACCAAATCGCACAGTTTTTGAAAGACAAGGCACTGAGGAATTCAATTGTGATGTTGATGGTAATCCACCAAATAATACCAAATACCACTGGTACAGAGGAATATTTTCCACCGgacaagaaataaaacaaagcaACCAATACATACTTTTGGAGAATGGTAATAAACGTCTGAAATTCTTAAAACCTTTGCGCTCACATGCAGATGTGTATTATTGTGCTGGTTCAAATATTCATGGTATTGGAAATGCAAAAGGAACCTACCTAAATGTGACAT acaaACCAGGACCACCTGTTATAGAAAATGAAAGAAGGGGTGTTTTCAATGGCGATGAAGGAACAAATGTGACAGTTAAATGTACATCAGATGCTAACCCACCTGCTTATTACAAATGGCATAAAAAAATGAGGGACTGGACAGGAAAGTTAGACTTTCACCCCATTGAGAAATCTGGTAGCTATTCTGGGGAACTGACATTATATAATGCCAGTACCAACGACACAGCTGACTACAAATGTGTAGCTTCAAATCAACCAAATGAAAACGATCGTGCAAAACAATTTTCTGATGTAGTCTTTGTCAAAGTCATTATCAGAT atgGTCCgagaaaaactaatttttccaTCAATGGAATTAACCACACCCGAATTGAAGTTACACAAGGTCATCAAGCCCTAGTTATCTGTGAGAGTGAAAGCGAACCTCCTGCCAGGTACAACATTCGAATCAGCAGTGGTGATCCGACTCAACTTAACACAAATGACTATGTTGGGCGTTATACTATTCCAAGCATGTCAATCCAAAATGAGGGGATTTATGAATGTATTGCAAGCAATGAAGTTCTAGGTCGAGAAGAAAAACGACAGATACATTTAGTTGTTGCAA TTCCACCTACAAAACTTCCATCGGTAGATACACCTAGTAATGTGGATGAAGGTGCAACTGTAACCATTCATTGTAATGCTCAAGGAAGACCGGCTCCCAAAGTATATTGGCAGAAATATGGAGCAAATATTACCAACGATTCCGTAATTCAATCGTCATATGCCCCGAAATTAATGACACAAAAGTTAATACCCGTAGaagcaaatttaaaatttaacggTATCCGCTACACAGACAGTGGCTCTTATTCCTGCATTGTTTATAATTCAGCTGGAAGCTACAACAACACTGTGAAAATTACCGTCGAAT tcAAGCCCCGAATTACCAACAAGCCACAAGATGTGACAGTTCGACTAGGTGATGGAAAGGAGGCATCCTTGAGGTGTGAAGCAATAGCTTATCCAAAGATGATCACGTGGGAGTGGTATTTTGAAGGGAGGCAAATGTCTGAAACTACTAATCAATTTATCAGGCCACTTCCACAGAAAACAGACAATGGTGAATATACATGTCGCAGTAGGAACTCAAAAGGGTATGGTCAAAATGCAACTGCTCGTATAATCGTTGAGT atGCACCAACGATCATGACAATTACGGAAAATAAAATACTTAACATAGGCGAAAACATAATATTAATGTGCAAAGCTGATGGCGTCCCCAAACCTAAAATTACTTGGACCAAAGACAGAAGTAGTGTGGAACATATCGGAGAGGATTACCGTATTATGAATGTACAAGCCAAAGACAAGGGGGTATATTCATGCAGTGCAACTAATCTTGTGAATTCAGACACAAAATCAGTGCGCATTTCAGTGAAAC atgCTCCTATTATCACAACTGTTGATCCAGGTCAAGTCAAGGTTGGTGCTGAAGTAGGTAGTACAGCAAATTTGAAATGTGACGCTAGTGCTTTTCCAACACCAGTAATTACTTGGAAGGAACATGGATCACCCACAATATTAGTAAATGGTATTGATGGCTACCAGATAACTCATAACAGCGAAATGTTTGGTACTACCAGCACTTTAACTGTGGCAGTTCAGGATAAACATTtgggcaaaaaatatatatgtatggCTAACAATTCACTTGGTGAAACCAATCAAGAAtttcaaatattaaaaagaG GTAAGCCAGACCCGCCAGTAAGAATGAACCTGACAGACATAAGGCAACCAACTATTCCAGTTTCTGTGAACATAACAATAACATGGACACCAGGCTATACTGGTGGTTATCCAGTCCAGTTTATTTTGTTGTACAAAGAAGAAAGTGAAGTTAATTTCAAGGAAAATTACATTGGTGCTCCGCAAGGAAACAGATATGTGTTTTCGAACAGGAAAGCTGGTGCTACATACCAGTTTAGCATGAAAGCTAAAAATGAGAGAGGAATAAGTGGAACGCTTAAACCCGTTTCATATCGAACAAAAG AACCTCCCAAGAATGTTGTGACTGTATCTATAGCTAAAGGAGATGATGGAACTTCTGTGGTTATAAGCTGGATCATATTTTCTAACCCTGCAGCAAGAAGAAGACGAGCTGTGGCGCTCACCTGGGATTATGGCAAAGTTAGATACAAGCGTGAAATTGACACAGAGTATACggagataataatattaaacaTTACTGTAAATGGAAGCTGTAATGTTACAGATTTGGAAGGAGATGAACAGTATGATTTCCAATTCATAGTCTATGATACAAATGGAAATTTTGGCAATCCAGTGCAGTTACCAAGCA tttatCCTCGCAAAGGACCTTCATACAATGACGACAGTGGTTTGTCTAGGACAGATATTATTGCACTCTCAGTTGGTCTGGGTGGAGCCATGCTACTGattattataataattttatttattgctATTTATCGTAAAAAAGACAAGAAATCATCCAAGTACAAGTCACATTACA ATAATGGGCGTGTTCAAGTGGACATCCCAGTCTCAACCATGAGAAg TCAATACAGTTCAGATGTGGTTCGTTCCAGTTATTTGAACGATGAAGATCCGTTTGCCATGGACACTTCTGTTATTGATGACGATGAAAAAACCTCTCCCCCGCCAGACTATAATGATA tgcaTTACACAAAGCCCCCAAATCACGATTTCACCGACCATCCTAATCAACACAGCACATTTCGGCCCGATAATCCGATGCCTAGTTACACATCGTTTGGTAGAATACCGAAAAAACAAG AACCCCCGCATTCGAAATCAATGACATCACTAAATGGCACACGCGCAACGGAGATTTCGCGGCGAAATGAAAATCGTTACTCCGTGGACGCTCTCGACGATTATCCGGAAAGAAACG ATGACGATCTTCCTGAGCCGCCGCATTTTATGAGAGACGCCTTACGCAGTCCTCCGTCTGACGAAGGAGGGATCAACAATAGAGTGCCTGGTGCATTCGGTGACCGTGCAAACAGGTTTAAAAAACCTTCCCCGCAG cCATATCAGGAAGCATCTGCCGCGACATCACCAACAAGTGGAAGGTTATCACCAGCACCCTCCTCCGTGGCAAGCTCCAAACCTTACCGTAGTGACAATGAATACATCGATGATGCTGAAGAAAATTACGTTGGTTATTTAGTGTAA
- the LOC130622981 gene encoding cell adhesion molecule DSCAML1-like isoform X2: MKGLFLCCVFSLFLLSVDAQGGQVVKGRSVIYVQNGDTATLQWEFTLSLNDVNSVYITYGEDPSPIVAYFNKNLQVTNAVNQFINRVSASLPTSNRGIIMILKNINIKDQGEYKCAVQKTDFRTSTNITKVIVKVPPALNKDVTVKTKTERDSVSLPCITTAGNPKPINFQWFKEKGSTFEPVTGVMLHNTRYDYNITSVGREHRGVYKCKVWNIGGNDEYRITLNVYYAPVVTYLTPNRTVFERQGTEEFNCDVDGNPPNNTKYHWYRGIFSTGQEIKQSNQYILLENGNKRLKFLKPLRSHADVYYCAGSNIHGIGNAKGTYLNVTYKPGPPVIENERRGVFNGDEGTNVTVKCTSDANPPAYYKWHKKMRDWTGKLDFHPIEKSGSYSGELTLYNASTNDTADYKCVASNQPNENDRAKQFSDVVFVKVIIRYGPRKTNFSINGINHTRIEVTQGHQALVICESESEPPARYNIRISSGDPTQLNTNDYVGRYTIPSMSIQNEGIYECIASNEVLGREEKRQIHLVVAIPPTKLPSVDTPSNVDEGATVTIHCNAQGRPAPKVYWQKYGANITNDSVIQSSYAPKLMTQKLIPVEANLKFNGIRYTDSGSYSCIVYNSAGSYNNTVKITVEFKPRITNKPQDVTVRLGDGKEASLRCEAIAYPKMITWEWYFEGRQMSETTNQFIRPLPQKTDNGEYTCRSRNSKGYGQNATARIIVEYAPTIMTITENKILNIGENIILMCKADGVPKPKITWTKDRSSVEHIGEDYRIMNVQAKDKGVYSCSATNLVNSDTKSVRISVKHAPIITTVDPGQVKVGAEVGSTANLKCDASAFPTPVITWKEHGSPTILVNGIDGYQITHNSEMFGTTSTLTVAVQDKHLGKKYICMANNSLGETNQEFQILKRGKPDPPVRMNLTDIRQPTIPVSVNITITWTPGYTGGYPVQFILLYKEESEVNFKENYIGAPQGNRYVFSNRKAGATYQFSMKAKNERGISGTLKPVSYRTKEPPKNVVTVSIAKGDDGTSVVISWIIFSNPAARRRRAVALTWDYGKVRYKREIDTEYTEIIILNITVNGSCNVTDLEGDEQYDFQFIVYDTNGNFGNPVQLPSIYPRKGPSYNDDSGLSRTDIIALSVGLGGAMLLIIIIILFIAIYRKKDKKSSKYKSHYNNGRVQVDIPVSTMRSQYSSDVVRSSYLNDEDPFAMDTSVIDDDEKTSPPPDYNDMHYTKPPNHDFTDHPNQHSTFRPDNPMPSYTSFGRIPKKQEPPHSKSMTSLNGTRATEISRRNENRYSVDALDDYPERNDEDPLLQKPKDDNRRNQRNSRGRLSSDDDLPEPPHFMRDALRSPPSDEGGINNRVPGAFGDRANRFKKPSPQPYQEASAATSPTSGRLSPAPSSVASSKPYRSDNEYIDDAEENYVGYLV, from the exons atGAAAGGTTTATTTCTATGCTGTGTTTTTTCATTGTTTCTGTTGTCTGTGGATGCTCAAG GTGGTCAAGTAGTGAAGGGACGTTCTGTAATATATGTTCAAAATGGAGATACAGCAACATTGCAATGGGAATTTACACTATCACTTAACGATGTTAACTCTGTGTATATTACATATGGAGAGGATCCAAGTCCAATTGTTGCGTATTTTAACAAAAACCTTCAGGTTACAAACGCTGTCAATCAGTTTATCAACAGAGTGTCTGCTTCTCTTCCCACCTCAAACAGAGGTATCATTATGATACTGAAGAATATCAACATAAAAGACCAAGGTGAATATAAATGTGCCGTCCAAAAAACAGACTTTAGGACTTCTACAAACATTACCAAGGTGATAGTAAAAG TTCCACCAGCCCTAAATAAAGATGTaactgtaaaaacaaaaaccGAGAGAGATTCTGTATCACTTCCATGTATTACAACAGCTGGTAACCCAAAACCAATCAATTTTCAGTGGTTTAAAGAAAAAGGTAGCACATTTGAACCAGTAACAGGTGTCATGTTGCATAATACAAGATACGATTACAACATAACTTCTGTTGGACGTGAACATCGTGGTGTATATAAGTGTAAAGTGTGGAACATTGGTGGAAATGACGAATACAGAATTACACTTAATGTCTACT ATGCTCCTGTAGTCACGTATCTGACACCAAATCGCACAGTTTTTGAAAGACAAGGCACTGAGGAATTCAATTGTGATGTTGATGGTAATCCACCAAATAATACCAAATACCACTGGTACAGAGGAATATTTTCCACCGgacaagaaataaaacaaagcaACCAATACATACTTTTGGAGAATGGTAATAAACGTCTGAAATTCTTAAAACCTTTGCGCTCACATGCAGATGTGTATTATTGTGCTGGTTCAAATATTCATGGTATTGGAAATGCAAAAGGAACCTACCTAAATGTGACAT acaaACCAGGACCACCTGTTATAGAAAATGAAAGAAGGGGTGTTTTCAATGGCGATGAAGGAACAAATGTGACAGTTAAATGTACATCAGATGCTAACCCACCTGCTTATTACAAATGGCATAAAAAAATGAGGGACTGGACAGGAAAGTTAGACTTTCACCCCATTGAGAAATCTGGTAGCTATTCTGGGGAACTGACATTATATAATGCCAGTACCAACGACACAGCTGACTACAAATGTGTAGCTTCAAATCAACCAAATGAAAACGATCGTGCAAAACAATTTTCTGATGTAGTCTTTGTCAAAGTCATTATCAGAT atgGTCCgagaaaaactaatttttccaTCAATGGAATTAACCACACCCGAATTGAAGTTACACAAGGTCATCAAGCCCTAGTTATCTGTGAGAGTGAAAGCGAACCTCCTGCCAGGTACAACATTCGAATCAGCAGTGGTGATCCGACTCAACTTAACACAAATGACTATGTTGGGCGTTATACTATTCCAAGCATGTCAATCCAAAATGAGGGGATTTATGAATGTATTGCAAGCAATGAAGTTCTAGGTCGAGAAGAAAAACGACAGATACATTTAGTTGTTGCAA TTCCACCTACAAAACTTCCATCGGTAGATACACCTAGTAATGTGGATGAAGGTGCAACTGTAACCATTCATTGTAATGCTCAAGGAAGACCGGCTCCCAAAGTATATTGGCAGAAATATGGAGCAAATATTACCAACGATTCCGTAATTCAATCGTCATATGCCCCGAAATTAATGACACAAAAGTTAATACCCGTAGaagcaaatttaaaatttaacggTATCCGCTACACAGACAGTGGCTCTTATTCCTGCATTGTTTATAATTCAGCTGGAAGCTACAACAACACTGTGAAAATTACCGTCGAAT tcAAGCCCCGAATTACCAACAAGCCACAAGATGTGACAGTTCGACTAGGTGATGGAAAGGAGGCATCCTTGAGGTGTGAAGCAATAGCTTATCCAAAGATGATCACGTGGGAGTGGTATTTTGAAGGGAGGCAAATGTCTGAAACTACTAATCAATTTATCAGGCCACTTCCACAGAAAACAGACAATGGTGAATATACATGTCGCAGTAGGAACTCAAAAGGGTATGGTCAAAATGCAACTGCTCGTATAATCGTTGAGT atGCACCAACGATCATGACAATTACGGAAAATAAAATACTTAACATAGGCGAAAACATAATATTAATGTGCAAAGCTGATGGCGTCCCCAAACCTAAAATTACTTGGACCAAAGACAGAAGTAGTGTGGAACATATCGGAGAGGATTACCGTATTATGAATGTACAAGCCAAAGACAAGGGGGTATATTCATGCAGTGCAACTAATCTTGTGAATTCAGACACAAAATCAGTGCGCATTTCAGTGAAAC atgCTCCTATTATCACAACTGTTGATCCAGGTCAAGTCAAGGTTGGTGCTGAAGTAGGTAGTACAGCAAATTTGAAATGTGACGCTAGTGCTTTTCCAACACCAGTAATTACTTGGAAGGAACATGGATCACCCACAATATTAGTAAATGGTATTGATGGCTACCAGATAACTCATAACAGCGAAATGTTTGGTACTACCAGCACTTTAACTGTGGCAGTTCAGGATAAACATTtgggcaaaaaatatatatgtatggCTAACAATTCACTTGGTGAAACCAATCAAGAAtttcaaatattaaaaagaG GTAAGCCAGACCCGCCAGTAAGAATGAACCTGACAGACATAAGGCAACCAACTATTCCAGTTTCTGTGAACATAACAATAACATGGACACCAGGCTATACTGGTGGTTATCCAGTCCAGTTTATTTTGTTGTACAAAGAAGAAAGTGAAGTTAATTTCAAGGAAAATTACATTGGTGCTCCGCAAGGAAACAGATATGTGTTTTCGAACAGGAAAGCTGGTGCTACATACCAGTTTAGCATGAAAGCTAAAAATGAGAGAGGAATAAGTGGAACGCTTAAACCCGTTTCATATCGAACAAAAG AACCTCCCAAGAATGTTGTGACTGTATCTATAGCTAAAGGAGATGATGGAACTTCTGTGGTTATAAGCTGGATCATATTTTCTAACCCTGCAGCAAGAAGAAGACGAGCTGTGGCGCTCACCTGGGATTATGGCAAAGTTAGATACAAGCGTGAAATTGACACAGAGTATACggagataataatattaaacaTTACTGTAAATGGAAGCTGTAATGTTACAGATTTGGAAGGAGATGAACAGTATGATTTCCAATTCATAGTCTATGATACAAATGGAAATTTTGGCAATCCAGTGCAGTTACCAAGCA tttatCCTCGCAAAGGACCTTCATACAATGACGACAGTGGTTTGTCTAGGACAGATATTATTGCACTCTCAGTTGGTCTGGGTGGAGCCATGCTACTGattattataataattttatttattgctATTTATCGTAAAAAAGACAAGAAATCATCCAAGTACAAGTCACATTACA ATAATGGGCGTGTTCAAGTGGACATCCCAGTCTCAACCATGAGAAg TCAATACAGTTCAGATGTGGTTCGTTCCAGTTATTTGAACGATGAAGATCCGTTTGCCATGGACACTTCTGTTATTGATGACGATGAAAAAACCTCTCCCCCGCCAGACTATAATGATA tgcaTTACACAAAGCCCCCAAATCACGATTTCACCGACCATCCTAATCAACACAGCACATTTCGGCCCGATAATCCGATGCCTAGTTACACATCGTTTGGTAGAATACCGAAAAAACAAG AACCCCCGCATTCGAAATCAATGACATCACTAAATGGCACACGCGCAACGGAGATTTCGCGGCGAAATGAAAATCGTTACTCCGTGGACGCTCTCGACGATTATCCGGAAAGAAACG ACGAGGACCCTCTACTCCAGAAGCCTAAAGATGACAATCGAAGAAATCAAAGAAATAGCCGAGGGCGTTTATCTTCAG ATGACGATCTTCCTGAGCCGCCGCATTTTATGAGAGACGCCTTACGCAGTCCTCCGTCTGACGAAGGAGGGATCAACAATAGAGTGCCTGGTGCATTCGGTGACCGTGCAAACAGGTTTAAAAAACCTTCCCCGCAG cCATATCAGGAAGCATCTGCCGCGACATCACCAACAAGTGGAAGGTTATCACCAGCACCCTCCTCCGTGGCAAGCTCCAAACCTTACCGTAGTGACAATGAATACATCGATGATGCTGAAGAAAATTACGTTGGTTATTTAGTGTAA